The Rattus norvegicus strain BN/NHsdMcwi chromosome 2, GRCr8, whole genome shotgun sequence nucleotide sequence AATCTTCctcaagaaaaacaaaggagagaaaggaaagatctTTAAATGGTTGTCTCTGTAGAAAGCCTGGGTCACACCAATTACCTGTCCAGCTGAAGCCAAGGTGATCTGCAATGTAAGCCAGCCTCTCTTCCATCCGCTCCTGCTCATCCTGGGGATCTATAGAAGGTTAAAAATAGAATGGCCAAAGAGTGTCTGGGACAGAAGGGGAACCATAGTACTGATCATCCAAGAAAGGAAGTCACTCGGTCAAATATCTGATAGTCACACAAATCAGCTATCATGGCTTAGGTCATATGAAGTGGTGTGTTTTCTGATTCTGGGATAAAAAGGGAATGAATCCCATGTGGTGATTTGTTGAAACCATCTGCTTCCATATCCCTTTAATGAAGACTTGTAACTGAACAGAGTGTCTAGTTATCTCAGGACTTTCCTTTTGTGATtgtgaaggagaagaggaggaggaagacaaggagaaggaggaaaaggaagaggaggaggaggaaaagaagaagaagaagaagaagaagaagaagaagaagaagaagaagaagaagaagaagaagaagaagaagaagaagaagaagaagaagaggaagaggaagaagaagaagagaagaagaggaggaggaggaggaagaggaggaggaggaggaggaggagaaagtccACCAAAGCACACTCACTTGACATATGAAACACCAGAGAAACCACAGATGGGATACAGAAGTAGAGTAACTGGTTGGACTGTAGTACTCATGTCTATGGAGGTGACCATCACCACCACGTCCTACCTGAAGGAATGCACTAAGAATTATCTTATACCTGGACTTAATCTGAGGCCAGGAACAACAATGTCCTATTGACCTTTGGAAGAAGGCAGGGCAAAGGCACATGAGCTTTGTAGATCCTTGCCAGTGGGACATTTGCTTCTGAGGCAAAGGTTCTGGCTGTCTGTTTCTAAACAAAGTCATGGAGTACACACTCTCACAAACTAGAATTTATCCAATTCCCTTTTAACTGCTGTGGACTGCTGGGTAGCATGTGAAATTCTGCCACCCACATAGGGATAAGTCTTCATTTAGAGACAATGGAAGCCTGAAGGTTACCTCTCAAAGCCACCCATGGtttccttgtttaaaaaaaaaaattcaatcccAAGAGCCATCATTCCCTCACATCATGCAGAGTTTGAGATTTTGTTGTCTGCTGAATCTCACCTGAGTATTTCGCTGTTCATTTTTACCTCAGGTTTGTTGGACTAATTTGGTTCTCATGGATATCGGAAAGCTGACCTCTTCGAATTGAAAAACAGACCCACAATAATTAGAATGTCTGGATGTGAGAAATTGTTTTGAGTAAAGGGCCTCCTAATCATGACAAAGTTGGATGTACCGATTAAagtacacacaaaaaaattaaaaattagagcCAATTGGCCTTGTGCTGTGAAATCCACATTCTTGTGTGTAAAAGCAAATGTATTTAACTGGAGGCTAAGCCTGGAACATCAGAACAACAAAACTCAACGCTTGTATGGCTTTACGTGCAGCAGCCAAAGAAAAGCGAGGGCCCCCGTTGCTTGGTTACGTTTCTGGTTTGGATAAGCATTCTCATTACTCAATCTTGAGATTGTTTCATAGACAAGAATATACagaaaaagcacaaaacacaaaggGCTTACACAAACACATTAACCACTACAGAAAGCTTAAAGAAAATGAGACATAAATCacgaaataaaacaaacattaccAAAAAAAATCTATATCAAATTTATGACATGCGTAGCACAGGGATTCCCAGTGGCTGGCAAATACCTTCAGCTCGGTCATGGCCATTTTCATCAGGGATGCGTTCAATCATAGTCTCAATGGACTCATCCCAAATGGGCCTTGTGTCAAAGATGTCCTCAGGAGCTGAGTGCTCAGTGTCAACAGGTGGCAGATTCTCAATGACTGACACTTCCAGGGCACTGCTACTTTCGTCGTCTGAGGGTGGCTCTTGCTCCCTTTCTGACTGTGTAAGCCTGTCTACTAATTTGGAAGCCTCATCACTAATCTCCTCAAAGAATTCTATGGAGTTCCGGTAAAGGTCAAAGAAGTGCTCCCTACTCTCTCTTGTGGGGCTCGTGCCTGTCCTGCTGGAAGATGAGGTGCTTCTGCTCTTCACCGGCAGTCGGGATGCAAAGAGCTTTGGTTTTGTGGCCCCTTCTTCTGATTCTGACTCAAACCCCTCTGCCCTCTCCctgctctctgtttctgtctcaatgTAACTTCTGGCTTTCACTGGGCATTTGGTCTTAGCATCCAAGGAGCTAGCGTCTGATTCTGACTTGCTTCTACCATCTGGTCCTCGGCTTAACACGTCTTGTCCCTGGGGGACACCTGACTTCTGGAGAGATATGTCTGGATGGGAGGGGTGCCACTCAGTTCTTTGGGGGGGTGCTTTGATGGGGATTTTGGACTTTGGTTTTGCCCCATCCTCCTCACTCTCCCCATCCAGACCAGATGGGAAATCATCAGAAAATGCACTCTCATCCTCTGCAGATGGAGGGGCTGACACTGAAGTGGGGAGAGTCCTGATAGGAATCTGGGGTTTGATTTCAGCAGAAGGCACGTTTTCCATGGGTGCAGTAGGGATCTCAATCACAGACTTCTGTTCCTCGGGAGAAGAATCTGGGGACTCATCATCCCGATCCGAATAAACAGACCTAGTGACAGTGGAGAAGTCCAGCTGACCAACAGGTTCGGGGAAAGTAGGGCAAGATGTCTGCTTCACAGTGCTTAGAGAATCACTCCACTGCATGGTGGCGGGCTCCTCGGCCACTGTGGATACAGCCTCTTTGGTGGGTGTTTCTGTGGAAGCTGAAATTACCACTTTGGAGTCAAGGTCAGCATCCGAGGCGGGTAAATCCTCTATTTCCTCACTTACATCATCAGGAACTAATTCTCCTTCGTCATCCATTGCTTCTTTGGGTCCTGAGAGTTCCAGTGACTCACTAGTAGTCTCCGTCTGTGGAGGCTCAGCCCCAGTGGCCCCTTCCTTCAAGTCTTCAGAGATAGTCTCTTCATTGGAGTCTTGGCCGATTTGGAAGAAGTGCAAACTTTCATCCGCATAGGACCTTTTGGTCATATCAATAGCACCACTTCGGGTCATCTCAAACAGCTTTCCTTCCTGAAAGAGGAATGGATTTTGTTCACTTGTCGGGGTCCCCTCTTCAGTTGGAGTTCTAGCAGGGGTGGTATCAGGGGTGGTGCCCTGTGACTGTCTGTCTACCATCAAACCAAAtatcttctgctcttcctctttCACTCGAGCTTCAAAGGCTGCGTCATCTTCACGTATCTCGCTCCAAGAGTCAGCATCCACATCCGTTTTGGTGATGATGACTTTGCTTACTTGTTCACCAGTCACTACTGGTGCGTTTGGTGTCGTGGGTGCTACAGACAAGGGGGGCTCATCAGACTGCATTGGCCACAGAGCACTTTTTTGCTCACATTCAGTGTCTAGGTCATGGCCCTCACAATTAGATGCTTCACCTGAGTCCGTTCTACTAGAGGAGCTGGTCATTATGACATCCTCAGGAGAGGATCTGATAATAACAGAATACACTTCAGGTGAATGAACAACTGTAGGATGACAGGTATCTGTTTGGAAATTGCTGGGTTCACCAGAGAAAAAGGATGAGGAAGCAACATTTTCATAAGGGCTGGTGATTTGAGGATGAGAATTTTCATCAGTCTCGGCTATATCAGACACTGGACCGTCCATGGCAAACCTTTCTGTGTGAGTTGTAGTAGATGCCTCTTGAGTAGGACAGTCCTCTGACATGCTCTCCAAAACTGGGTCAGTTACTGTGACCTCTACTTTTACAGGGGAAGATGGAGAAGATATTTCTTTAGCTGATTCATTTTCTTCAGGTACCGCACAATGAGACGAAGAAGACAAGGACGAGTGTTCACTGGGAAGACTTGCTTGTGTAGACTCCACTCTGGAAGGATCAAACTCTCTTTCTTCAAGGTCACTTCCATGAGTATCCTGGAGAGCTAGTGAATCGTTATCAATGGCCAGGGGCTTATCAACATCATGACACTCTGGACTCTGAACTCCTAGGGAGACAGGAGTGGCTGAGTTGCTAGGACTCACAGCCTTACAACCATGGCCATCACAGGCTTCTAACTGAGGAGTCTCTCTGTTCAGGTCAGCATGAGACCCATCGGCACCATCAGCAGAATGAGTCTGACTGTCTTCAGCTAAGTGTGATTTGCAATCTTTGTCTTCTTCTGGGTTACCCGGGTCTTCTTTAACCTCCTCGTTCATCTTGAAAGTATATTGCTTGGGAACTATGGGCTGGAACTGTGCTTCTTCCGGGCTGGAATTAGAGTCTATGctggatgggaggggagatggaggtTGCACTCGAATAACTGGCTCTGTCAGAAGACCTGAGTCCGCACCTTTACTCAGCTGTGTCAGCTCAGGTTCACTCTCTGAGGAGGAAGAAGCCTTTCTGCTCTCTGAAGTCACCAAGACAGGGACGTCACTCTCACCCTCTGTGCTCCCCATCTGTTTCTGTTCGTCCACTTCTGCTGAACAGTCAGCATCGGGGTCCGAGGATGAGGAGGATTCATCTTGCCTGGGCTCTCTTTTGTAGTCCCTTTTTTGCTTTGCTTCTTGCTCAAGTTCATCAAACGTTTTAATTTTCGTTACCATTTTGAAcatttcctcttctggtgtgaaccTTTTTTTCTCCCCGTTTTCAGAGTCATCCTCCTCTGCACATTCATGAATCACAGCAGGTTTGGGTGTACTTGAATCTGAAGGTTTGGGTGTGACCTCATAACTAACTTCTTCAGAGCTGGGGGTGTCAGGGGAGAGGGGGCTTTTCCCTGAGCTCTCCATGAGTGATGTCTGCTCTAGACTGTCATCCTCAGCACTGCCATCGGGATCTCGAAGCAGCCGAGAACGCATGGAAGCCACTTCAGCAACAAGATCTGTTTTGGCAATAGCTGCAGGGAGAGGAAAGTGACTTGGGAGAATTCCTGCCTTCATTTTAGGCTCAACTGGGCTGCTTTCCAGGGAGTCCCTGCAAGGGGACTCTTTCAGGGGACTTGGTTCCAGAGAATCGGGAGTTTTGTGTGAGGAGTTATCTTCTAGCACAGGGCTGGCTTCCAGAGAGTCTTTGTGGCTGACTGCTAATGATTCATCAGCCATTGGGCTGAGGACCTCACTATCCCGGTTATGGAGAGGGAGTTCTAGCCCTTGGGGACTTCTAATGACTCCCTGGGGTTTTGGTTCTGTTCCCTCAACTGTCTTGACAGTAGCATCAGATGGTGGGAAGGCCTTTGTCACCTCTGAGGTAGCTAAGGATTCCTGAGTTTCACTTACTGCTTGTGTCTTACAAGCTGAACTAACAAGTGGGAGCTGACTGTCCCTGCAGGACCCTTCCTCAGTAAGTGCCTGGCATGTCTCATTTGCTAATGATACACTGTGGCTGCCAGGGCAGTCCTCTTGTTTGGAGCACACATCTTTGGGAGGGACTTGGGTAACCTCCTTCAGAACATGCTCTGAATCCCCAGGGACCCCAGCACCTTGTTTTTCAGAACTATCAGCAATGTCATTGGTTATAGGAAGCTCTTTTTCTGAATGAATGTCTGTGGGCGTTTCTACCTTGATAGTTTCCTTGGCCTCTCCAATTTGTTCCTTACTTTTCTTTGGTGAGAAAGAAAGACTCTCTGGACTTGTCTCAGGAGTTTCCGCTAGGCCCTCATGTTTGTAGCTCTCTTCTGAACTGATCTGAGGTGTGCCTTCCATCAAGCTGCCACAAGGTGAGCCCGCTATCACTTCCTGCTTCAGGCTTTCCGAACTGCCACCCAAAGCCCCACTCTGTAAAGACAGAGCTGGGAGGAACTCATCTTTCATGTAATCTAGTGGAAATGTCGTGTTGAAGGGACTCGTGATTACTTGGTCTAAATGAATCTGAGCCTTTTCTGTGTTCTCAGTGAGGCGGAATTGTTGGTATTTGTCATTGTCTTCTAACTCTTGCTTGATGACGTCAGAAAAGTCAGTGGAGGTTTTCCTGTCTGGGCTGATCTGGAGGTCCATGTCTTCCTGCTCATCCACAGTCTTCTCTTGAAGGGTCTCAGCCCCACGATGGCTTTCttctgctgctgccgccgccactGCCGCCGCCACCGGTGGAACTGCCTCGGGTGTTTTAATAACGGGGGTTCtctcaaacctttctctaaccgGATCTTCTGTCCTGAGCCCAACGGTGATGGTGGTAGAACGGAACCGTCTGGATTCCATGGCTCCCGTCACCTGGAATCTCTGGCCACGTTTGGCTGTCTGATTTTCTATTCTCTGGGTTTCTCTCTGGGTTACAGAgtggcctttttctttttctacccgACTTTTACTTTTGTCTTgtgactgtttttgttttgctgattTGTGCTCAAAGAGTCCTGTTTTGTGTTTAGATGGGTCCTGACCTGACTGGAAAGCTTTCATGAGCTCCCGGACAGACATTGTCTCCTCAATTCGTTCAGTTTTGGAGGTGGGCGATATGGGTGgctgtttttctgtctttcctggaGACACAGGTAGGTGCTTTTCATGTTTCCCAGTGGCAGACCCAGGTGCCTGCTTCTCCGGGGTTCTTATAGAAGGTGCACCGGGAGAGCGCTTTTCTGTTTTGCCAGGTGACACTGGAGGAtgtttctctgttcttccagatgaTGGCACAGGTGGACGTTTATCTGTTTTGCCTGAAGGTGACACAGGTGTGTGTCGTTCTGTTTTTATAGATGACACAGGGGAATGTCTTTCATTTTTGGTTGAGGGGGAACCAGGTGAATGTTTCTCGGGTTTACCAGAAAATACTGGTGAATGTCGTTCGGCTTTTGCTGAGGGCGACACAGGGGAGTGTTTCTCATTTTTGCTTGATGGTGACACTGGTGAGTGCCTTTCAGTTTTTGCAGAGGAAGTAAGGGAAGAGTGCCTTTCCATTTTAGAGGAAGGAGAGGACTTTGAAGAGGGCGACACAACTGGGTGTGTCCTGGGAGTGGTCTTTTTGGGCACATCCTCTTTGCCTTTGACTCTGACTGGCAACTTGCTTCGACCTTTCTGCTCATCCTCCACTCGCTTCTGAAGAGCCTTCACTTTGTCCTTTATGGAACCAATAGGAGTTTCTTCTATCAGAGGAGAGGTGGCCTTGGCAGTGGGAAGGGGTTCAGGGGCCAGGCCCCGGTCTTCATCTACTGACTCCTCTGAGCTACCTTTCTTAAGTTCAGTCTTTTCTTCGCTGCCTTGTGggctttcctctttctgtttctgtttctcttttagtTTCCGCCGCACTGGCTTCTTTATCACTAGGCTCGGTTTAACCTGCTTCTGAGCGCTCTGTTTCTCCTCTGCTGGGGAGGTCTTGCCTTTATTACTCTCAGAACTCTTGACAATGGCTGAAGCCTGGCTTGTCTCCCCTGACTTTTCTGGAGCTGTTTGTGGCTTCTTTTCATGAGTACCCGTGTATGAATTTAGGTCATCTGTGAGGTAGTTCACTAACCCAGTGGAGTCCTTCTCTACTTTGGTCTTGGTCTCTCTGTctactctgacctctacacatgggTGTTCAGCGATTTCTACCGGGGCATGCTGCTTGGCCTCTTCGATTTCCTCATCGCTGACAATAACCCATTCCTCCTCTAGCTCCCGCTCAGACTGAGAACTCCGCACACTGCCTTCGTCTCTCATGTACGTTCCACTTCTCAGGATCGCATTCACCTTCTCTAAGTCCTCTTTGACTCTCTCTACAATTTCAAAGGGCTCGCCTGGCTCTTCTTCACCAGCCTTTGCCAGCTCCTTCACTTTGATGGAACCTGCCTTATCAGACACATCTGTGGTCAAGATGGCCGTCATTTTGATCAAATCTTGTTTCATCTCAGAAACTTCAGAGAGCAAGTCCGGACTTGCTAAGACAGGAACTTCATTAACCAGATGGCTTTTCAGGACAGATGTTTCTGTCGACTCTGTCTCATCATCTTTGATGTGAATGAAAAACATTGAAagtaaaatggaaatcaaaaaagaTAGTGGCAAATGTAATCAGGACCAAAACAACACAGCGTCTTTtcctggtggtgggaggggcaacAGAATGGGCTGGGAATGGTGGATCCACAAGGTCTCAAGGAACAAGAGCAAAGCAAGGCTAACGGAAAAAATAACTGAAAAGGAAAATGAGCAGGAAATAACTTGCTTAATTTTCTCACTGtagcacattcatacatacaacaAAGCTATCACAAATACTCACgacatacataaaaaaatcacaaatcaaaAAGAAAGAGCGCAGTGAAATTACACAGAGGCATCTCAAGATTG carries:
- the Ank2 gene encoding ankyrin-2 isoform X7, producing MAAQENHIDVVKYLLENGANQSTATEDGFTPLAVALQQGHNQAVAILLENDTKGKVRLPALHIAARKDDTKSAALLLQNDHNADVQSKMMVNRTTESGFTPLHIAAHYGNVNVATLLLNRGAAVDFTARNGITPLHVASKRGNTNMVKLLLDRGGQIDAKTRDGLTPLHCAARSGHDQVVELLLERGAPLLARTKNGLSPLHMAAQGDHVECVKHLLQHKAPVDDVTLDYLTALHVAAHCGHYRVTKLLLDKRANPNARALNGFTPLHIACKKNRIKVMELLVKYGASIQAITESGLTPIHVAAFMGHLNIVLLLLQNGASPDVTNIRGETALHMAARAGQVEVVRCLLRNGALVDARAREEQTPLHIASRLGKTEIVQLLLQHMAHPDAATTNGYTPLHISAREGQVDVASVLLEAGAAHSLATKKGFTPLHVAAKYGSLDVAKLLLQRRAAADSAGKNGLTPLHVAAHYDNQKVALLLLEKGASPHATAKNGYTPLHIAAKKNQMQIASTLLNYGAETNTVTKQGVTPLHLASQEGHTDMVTLLLEKGANIHMSTKSGLTSLHLAAQEDKVNVADILTKHGADQDAYTKLGYTPLIVACHYGNVKMVNFLLKQGANVNAKTKNGYTPLHQAAQQGHTHIINVLLQHGAKPNATTANGNTALAIAKRLGYISVVDTLKVVTEEVTTTTTTITEKHKLNVPETMTEVLDVSDEEALKQFGDHFIDGEALSDSGDDTVTGDGGEYLRPEDLKELGDDSLPSSQFLDGMNYLRYSLEGGRSDSLRSFSSDRSHTLSHASYLRDSAMIDDTVVIPSHQVSALAKEAERNSYRLSWGTENLDNVALSSSPIHSGFLVSFMVDARGGAMRGCRHNGLRIIIPPRKCTAPTRVTCRLVKRHRLATMPPMVEGEGLASRLIEVGPSGAQFLGKLHLPTAPPPLNEGESLVSRILQLGPPGTKFLGPVIVEIPHFAALRGKERELVVLRSENGDSWKEHFCEYTEDELNEILNGMDEVLDSPEDLEKKRICRIITRDFPQYFAVVSRIKQDSNLIGPEGGVLSSTVVSQVQAVFPEGALTKRIRVGLQAQPMHSELVKKILGNKATFSPIVTLEPRRRKFHKPITMTIPVPKASSDVMLNGFGGDAPTLRLLCSITGGTTPAQWEDITGTTPLTFVNECVSFTTNVSARFWLIDCRQIQESVAFASQVYREIICVPYMAKFVVFAKSHDPIEARLRCFCMTDDKVDKTLEQQENFSEVARSRDVEVLEGKPIYVDCFGNLVPLTKSGQHHIFSFFAFKENRLPLFVKVRDTTQEPCGRLSFMKEPKSTRGLVHQAICNLNITLPIYAKESESDQEQEEEICMTSEKNDETESTETSVLKSHLVNEVPVLASPDLLSEVSEMKQDLIKMTAILTTDVSDKAGSIKVKELAKAGEEEPGEPFEIVERVKEDLEKVNAILRSGTYMRDEGSVRSSQSERELEEEWVIVSDEEIEEAKQHAPVEIAEHPCVEVRVDRETKTKVEKDSTGLVNYLTDDLNSYTGTHEKKPQTAPEKSGETSQASAIVKSSESNKGKTSPAEEKQSAQKQVKPSLVIKKPVRRKLKEKQKQKEESPQGSEEKTELKKGSSEESVDEDRGLAPEPLPTAKATSPLIEETPIGSIKDKVKALQKRVEDEQKGRSKLPVRVKGKEDVPKKTTPRTHPVVSPSSKSSPSSKMERHSSLTSSAKTERHSPVSPSSKNEKHSPVSPSAKAERHSPVFSGKPEKHSPGSPSTKNERHSPVSSIKTERHTPVSPSGKTDKRPPVPSSGRTEKHPPVSPGKTEKRSPGAPSIRTPEKQAPGSATGKHEKHLPVSPGKTEKQPPISPTSKTERIEETMSVRELMKAFQSGQDPSKHKTGLFEHKSAKQKQSQDKSKSRVEKEKGHSVTQRETQRIENQTAKRGQRFQVTGAMESRRFRSTTITVGLRTEDPVRERFERTPVIKTPEAVPPVAAAVAAAAAEESHRGAETLQEKTVDEQEDMDLQISPDRKTSTDFSDVIKQELEDNDKYQQFRLTENTEKAQIHLDQVITSPFNTTFPLDYMKDEFLPALSLQSGALGGSSESLKQEVIAGSPCGSLMEGTPQISSEESYKHEGLAETPETSPESLSFSPKKSKEQIGEAKETIKVETPTDIHSEKELPITNDIADSSEKQGAGVPGDSEHVLKEVTQVPPKDVCSKQEDCPGSHSVSLANETCQALTEEGSCRDSQLPLVSSACKTQAVSETQESLATSEVTKAFPPSDATVKTVEGTEPKPQGVIRSPQGLELPLHNRDSEVLSPMADESLAVSHKDSLEASPVLEDNSSHKTPDSLEPSPLKESPCRDSLESSPVEPKMKAGILPSHFPLPAAIAKTDLVAEVASMRSRLLRDPDGSAEDDSLEQTSLMESSGKSPLSPDTPSSEEVSYEVTPKPSDSSTPKPAVIHECAEEDDSENGEKKRFTPEEEMFKMVTKIKTFDELEQEAKQKRDYKREPRQDESSSSSDPDADCSAEVDEQKQMGSTEGESDVPVLVTSESRKASSSSESEPELTQLSKGADSGLLTEPVIRVQPPSPLPSSIDSNSSPEEAQFQPIVPKQYTFKMNEEVKEDPGNPEEDKDCKSHLAEDSQTHSADGADGSHADLNRETPQLEACDGHGCKAVSPSNSATPVSLGVQSPECHDVDKPLAIDNDSLALQDTHGSDLEEREFDPSRVESTQASLPSEHSSLSSSSHCAVPEENESAKEISSPSSPVKVEVTVTDPVLESMSEDCPTQEASTTTHTERFAMDGPVSDIAETDENSHPQITSPYENVASSSFFSGEPSNFQTDTCHPTVVHSPEVYSVIIRSSPEDVIMTSSSSRTDSGEASNCEGHDLDTECEQKSALWPMQSDEPPLSVAPTTPNAPVVTGEQVSKVIITKTDVDADSWSEIREDDAAFEARVKEEEQKIFGLMVDRQSQGTTPDTTPARTPTEEGTPTSEQNPFLFQEGKLFEMTRSGAIDMTKRSYADESLHFFQIGQDSNEETISEDLKEGATGAEPPQTETTSESLELSGPKEAMDDEGELVPDDVSEEIEDLPASDADLDSKVVISASTETPTKEAVSTVAEEPATMQWSDSLSTVKQTSCPTFPEPVGQLDFSTVTRSVYSDRDDESPDSSPEEQKSVIEIPTAPMENVPSAEIKPQIPIRTLPTSVSAPPSAEDESAFSDDFPSGLDGESEEDGAKPKSKIPIKAPPQRTEWHPSHPDISLQKSGVPQGQDVLSRGPDGRSKSESDASSLDAKTKCPVKARSYIETETESRERAEGFESESEEGATKPKLFASRLPVKSRSTSSSSRTGTSPTRESREHFFDLYRNSIEFFEEISDEASKLVDRLTQSEREQEPPSDDESSSALEVSVIENLPPVDTEHSAPEDIFDTRPIWDESIETMIERIPDENGHDRAEDPQDEQERMEERLAYIADHLGFSWTELARELDFTEEQIHQIRIENPNSLQDQSHALLKYWLERDGKHATDTVLIECLTKINRMDIVHLLETNTEPLQERMGRTYAEMEQTITLDHSEGFSVLPEELCAVKEKKEQEASKESESSDHPPMVSEEDISVGYSTFQDCIPKTEGDSPAAALSPQMHQESVQQDFSGKMQDQQEYYVTTPGAEVEDTQKATVIPDSLCKTPEDISTPPEEAKPCLQTPVAIEHASPIVQEPEEASEPKEESSPRKTSLVIVESTDDQPQVFEKLDGDAAFQKELTEELGELEASSDEEAMVTTRVVRRRVIIQGDDMPDIPPETVTEEEYVDENGHTVVKKVTRKIIRRYVSSDGTEKEEITMQGMPQEPVNIEDGDSYSKVIKRVVLKSDTQLSEVTLSEPSIVSGTSQFQAEPVEGRRVSKVVKTTMVHGERMEKSLGDSSLATDLPSAKEDFEEALGYTGSHMKVHLPSLVENEILKEDGSIIKRTTMSKARTQRRAVVKDQQGKCINLEHLEDVPGALDQDDLQRDLQQLLRHFCKENTKQEAK